The region TCCTACCATTTTCGCAGACACCTCTCTCTGGGCCAAACAATAAAACTAGGGAAAGTAGGATACCAAATTATATAGTCTAATTAAAAGGACAGAGGGCAGATGGGTTACAGGGAGTCTGTAACAAAGTCTTTGTGCTAttcacatccatgcatgctgccggcTATTTCTTTTATTGGGTTACAGGGAGTCCGTGACATAAGTGGAAGTAGGCATTACTCCACAGATGCAAATGCTACAAAAAGCAtaaagtcagcacttcccaaaTAGGTTAAATGTGTAGGTGCATTTAAACCGCAGCTGCGAATATACAGTACAAGCAGAAACACATGACAACAGCACTCATATGCATGCACCTATATATTTAAGCTATTTGGGAAGTCAGGGATTTATTAGTGTTACGACCCATCCATAAGCATGGTCATGGCATGATGGGTGCTCCAATATACTTTAaacagaaaataagtttagcaagGCATGTTAATAAACTAACAACAAGGGTTTATTATCTTCCTCTATTTCGCACCTATAACTAACCACAACGCAGTTCAACAATTCACCAGGAACTTTCTAGACCAGGTACTACAGAGAATTGCTTACCTCTTCAAGTTTTCTAAGTTTTTCAATAAACTGCGTCTTTACTTCAGTTGTATTCTGGTTGTCCTGTTTGGCAGACAAAATCTTGTACAGTGCAGAGATAACCTGAAGTCAGACATACAGAACTGCATTACTTGTCTTGTTAGAGAGTATAAACTGTACCATTTAACACTATTCTACTACCCAATGTGTTGGGTAATGGGACACGATTTAATTTTTACTCTTCCTTTAACCCCATCTAGAGTGAGAAGGGTTGTTGATAGCAGATAGATGAATTCCTTAACTTGAAGATTAATttgtaagaactagagatgagcgaacatactcggtaaagcactactcgtccgagtaatgtgctttatccgagtacctccccgctcatcctgaaacattcggggagcgccgcggagcggggagctgcaggggagagcggggaggaacggaggggagatctctctctccttctctcccgcccgctctcccctgctccccgccgcaactcacctgtcagcagcggcgctctccGAAtttttcaggacgagcggggaggtactcggataaagcacattactcggacgagtagtgctttaccgagcacgttcgctcatctctagtatgaacccttaaagggattgtccagaatttaaaaaaaatatgtcagcttTCTTCTAGAAAGTGCCATGAGTTGATCctgctattgcagctcagctccattgatgcAAATAATGTTAAATTGCAATGTAATACACAACCCATTTACAGGTGTGGCTCTGATTttggaaaaaataatttttttttagccatGTACAACCGCTTTAATGTTCTCCATCTCCAACAGAACTAGCCACATCTCCTACCGTAGAGAAATATTCCAGAAGGATCTTCTGTTGTGCTTTTTCATAGGGATCTGCTGGAGTCAGTTTATTCCCGGGAAAGGCTTCATCCAGGTAATCACAGACAATCGGAGACTCATAGACTATTTTATCATCAGGGGTTTCTAGAGATGGCAGTAATCCCCGAGGACTCTTCTCAAAAAACCATTCCGGCTTGCTCTTTAGATTAATGTTGACCACTTCATGCCTGAACGTAATAAAATAACCTGTTAGTAAAGCGAAATTATACTTCTATATATGCGTAATGGGCATCGTGACATCACAATATGAAAACagattaaggcctcggtcagacgggagTTTTTTCGTGTGATTtgtgcatgcgatctgcgcatatatagaaccattgcttcgcaatgggatcggtcacatggccgctttttatgcagatgtccgataaattataggacacgaggaattgcaaatcgcgcctatctgcgttctgcgattccttgtgttctatatatgcgctcaatggggccggcggcagtagcgccgaccccattgagaacatatactacaaagatcgttctcctctgccgcagctgtaacagctgtggcagagaagaacgatgttcgcccattgaattcaatggagccagcaatacagccggctccattgaaagcaatgggctgccggcgagcgcgggatgaattttcgggaagggcttaaaaatataagcccttccctgaaaatcatcctaaaatgtgtaaaaataaaaaaaatatatatactcaccttgtccctgcagccggccggcagttttcctgaactgctctgtgtagtattcagcaggtggggatttaaaatccccgcctgctgaatgggctgcctctgattggtcacagccctcaccaatcagaggcagctctcactcacccattcatgaattcaagaatgggtgagtgagtgctgcctctgattggctcagcgcaaggaccaatcaggggcagctctcagttattgaatgacagctgtattgccggctccattgaatttcaatgggctggacagcactCCGTTGATCAAGCccatttcgccgaaaacgctgctagctgcagatttttcggcgaatcgtcggtccaggtcacgcgatttgcggatgcgcaaactgtcatgtgatccgcaaatcgcggcaaaaaacgttcgtctgaccgaggcctaagaaagAAGAGGAACAACTCCTGGGCATTAATGCAGTCTctaagtgccccccccctccccacgatTATATATTGTTTATAGTACAGCAAATGGGATCTTCTTGGCTCCCTCATAAGCCCTATAGTTATATCCTGTGAGAACACAACACATTAATCTCTACATTTCTTATGAATTCATTATTCACCAGcatcttgaaaaaaaaacagattaaaatTGCAAGAACTTTATAGAAATAAGCAAAGCTGAAGGATATGTGTATCTTCGTATCTCTGGAAGTGGTATAAAGTTATATGCCTACTTGATTTCTTTGGCAGCCAAGACAAGCCGTGCTCTTTGGGAAAAGGGGCAGAACCTCATGCTGTAAAGTCGAATTAGCCCTTCAGGTACCGGTCCTGGGGAAGGGCTGCCTAAAAAGAATATATTACTACAGTGTACAGATAATGGTAAGGTAGATGGTGCAACTTTTACAGAGTACAACAAATGAGAATTGGTCTTGCTGTGGAGAATACCAACCACCATAACTTGCACACTGTGCTCCAATGGACCTGCTGCTTTTCCAATACCAAAGTTGGGTCTCAGACCTGTTCTGGCCTCTCCACTTTCAAAGTCTCCACCACCAGGGGgccacctcagcctctgccccaAGGCCTGACTTTGGGAGTCCTTTCAGCAGTCACAGTTAAGACTACATCCTTTACTACAGACCTTCTAGTAGTAGGTGCAACACCGCCAGCCCTGTTGGGTTCCTGAGCAGTTGGAACTTCAGTTTTGACACATTTCTCCACCTCCAAACCACCATTGTAACATCTTCAGCTGAGATTTAATCTTGTTGACTATGCCAACATATAATGAATGAAGTAGGCATGGTTCAGCTCACTTCCTGCTTTGTAGAGCTTGCATTACTAAAACAGAGAAGATTGTGATGTAGCCTGGTGGAAGGTTCAGGAACAGATCTCTTTGAGATGCCATTGGCCCAGAACAAAATGTCGCAGAGAGCgttgacctctgtcattggctgcagcagcctgtgatgtcccggacacaggctgctgcagtctgtAAACACCACATCAGCACAGAGACCCAGAGCTGCCGGCAAGAGACATGTAAGGactgtggagaggtgagtatgagctgGTTTGTTATTTTATGCTATGGGGAACCTGTTTTTACCATAAAAATATAagttgggcaacccctttaactctttgggGCAGCTTCATTTACAGGTTGATAAAAAGCCACCAGTGAGGCTTCACAATGTGTGAggtataaaactggcaaaggagcATCCTCGAAATTGGTCACAAATGATGATAGAATTGGAGCAACATGGTTCCAGCATACTGAAAACCCACTAAAGATTTTACAATGTGTCACAGCTGTAGTGCTAGTATGAAGGCGATCTGCAGACTGTCAGAGTGCCTGAAAAGTGGCATAAGAGCGGCGTGTACATACCATATAGGTATATCATGTGGCTGCTATAGGGTCTTTTGGACAGAGAGATGCAGACCTGCTTAGTCTCATTTCCTTTGCTATTGGGTCACGAGGACCTGTGCAGGAATCTAGAAGAGCTGCATTGTTAGCAAGCAATGAGCTGAAGAACTGGGCCAAGGGTCATGTATGGAGAGGGTGCAGAAGAGAAACAATACAACATCTTGTTATTCAAAGAGCCCGAACTTGGCACCGTAATGGGGGCTCATTTTGCGTTTCCCACAGCATCCCCCCATTTCCATGTATGGCACATATATAAAGTAAAAGAAACTATATGGAGCCTTAAAATATTGTCTTTCTAAGCAGATGATACTGGTGGTTTGAGGAGGTGGATGATATTTCTCATAGCCGTGCAATGCATTTAGCAATGTTAAAGGTTAATACATCATGGTCACATTACAGTTTTTACCCcacgccgcgctgtatggtaatgaCTAGCCAAGCATGTGCGATAgaagctccattaatttcaatggggctgatgggaaTACCCAAGCGCTCGTTGCTAGGCTATCTctatagtcccattgaaagtgaatgaagcgtTAGTGCGCTTGCATGACCAtctcttcattcagtctcctcctcactgtgggtggTGCAGTAACCCCTCAGTGAGAAAGAGGGGGGCATGGGATCCATAGTCTCGAGTTCAGCAAGTTACccactatcctctggatagggaaTACTTAGTAGTCTTGGTGCAACTCCTTTACATTTTCTCTTCACGCTTGTGTTCATATTCATATAAGCTGAGAGGTTTCACGAGTGAGGCCGGGCTCATATGACCGTAAGTAGTTGCGCGCTGTGCGTGAGAGACACATGCatgagcatgcagcaagtatgcaattacATGTGTACTTGCTGTGTGATACCAATCCTGATAGATTATCTTGTTGTaatacatgcataaaaaacacaagtgtgagtAGCCCAATagacccaatagaaatcaatgggatattGGCATCACATGTTGTGGGTGCAACGCACAAtgacaatacgcctgtgtgagactggcctaagtcaCAAGCATGACTCCAATGAGATGTCCCTCCATATGACAGGCAGCCATACCAAACCACAAAACACTATGTACATACTGTGCACAGCGCTGCATTCATTCTGATACATTCAGCCCTTTAAAAAGTATCATTATATGTAGCAACTGCAAACATAAACAAAAAGTATCAACTAGAATGCCCCCAAATTCCACTATTCACTACAGGCATGTGAATATATGcactatacatgtgtgtgtgtttagTAATCTGTTCATCTATTATATGATGAAAGCTCAGATCCCCAACATGTTACTTAATATTCTCACACTTACCTTTAGCCAAACTCCTCTGTGATCCGCTCATTGCTGCAGACTGTCTGTCACTGGAGATCCCAGTATAAGAAGCAGAGAGTTCATATATGAATATTAGTATATAGAGTGCAGCATCAACTCTCTGTATATTAAGGCTTGACATTCCAGAAGGAAGCCTGTGTATTAGAGAGTTGCCCTTCCTGCAgtccatatacagtatatgtgtctATACCAGACCCCTCCCCGCTAATAATCAACCAGAAACAGACTCAGCTCCTGCAGACGGAGATCTGCTCAATCTGTACACGGATTATTACATAAGGGGCTCAGGCATATAATCACACCTCTATGGTATAACGggcaatgacactgcaaaaacCTTTGCCCAAATGTAAAGCAATATTAATGTACCCACATTCTGTACACTTCTGCACAATCTATAGATAAGTATATGGAGGTGAtgtaattaataataataatataataatccttatttatataatgccaacatattccacagtgcttacaaaacagggggaacaggaacaaaaccacagttacatgtagcaaTCAATTGATGTAGACAGTAAGGgttagggtcctgctccaactagcttacatactacaaataatggggtgatacagagggtaaaggggctggagatgtgcgcggtatggcgggtggagagtgtgggatgctatacacataaacaatggtcagacttaggcagtgtggtggctgaatcggtatgactgcagggggtggttgattacggctagcagggattgtacTCAGAAGGacgggagcatgttatcaggtagagtacagaggggtttagtttagggggtatgcctccctgaagaggtgcattttagaGCACGCcaaaagttttgtgtgtcagggattgctcgGATAGCTTGGGGTAGTGcgatccagaggactggtgctgctctggagaaatcttggaggcgggaatgagaggtttgtgttaaaggggtgcttaatctgatttcgttgGCAGAGAGGAGGGCAGGGGCTGGGTGGTAAAttaagatgagggaagcaatgtaggggggTGCAgttctgtggagagctttgttgATAAAggtaatgagtttgaattgaattctgtatttgatgggcacagggcagagacatccgagtagcggctggacatgaagatgagcctggctgttgcattcaggatggattggagagagtagagtctggtgcaggggaggccgatcagcagcaagttgcaataatcgagcagagagtggatgagggcaacagtgagtgtttttagcgtgtccatggtgagagaAGGGCACatttttgcaatgttcttgaggtgcagctgacacatTCGGGCAAGGGATTGGATGTagagggtaaaggagagatcagataTAAGGAAaggtcaaatataaccccaaggtagtgggcgtgctgggagttatggtcgTGCCGCACaccgagatggagatgtcaggatgaggaccGTTAGGAGAGGGCAGAACCAAAGTAGGTCagcttttgagaggttcagttttaggtagagagaggaaatagtgttagagacagcggacagacaattGGTGGCGTTCTGAGGGAACAGTGCTGTGATgccacgggaagaggtgtataactgggtgtgatcagcgtagagatggtactaaaagccaaatctcctgatggtctgtccaataggggtcatctgtgtagatggagaaaaggagtgggccgaggaccgagccctggggaaccccaacagcaagggcaagaggaggggaggtagagtcagcGAAGCAGACtttgaatgagcggtcagataggtaagaggagaaccaggagagagcagtctactttagtccaatggagtgaagcacactgaggaggagtttgtggtcaacagtgtcaaatgctgcagaaaggtcgaggaggatcagtctcCTACATCAGCCTGATGTAGTCTCATTGGCTTCATTCCTCTTTGATGCCTGGGCACTACAAAGAAGTAACACACATTGATTATCTCACTGTCCACACATGGTAGATTGTCGTATCTTATTATTCTTTATGGGTGATAATATTAGCCTATGGAGGATGAATTGAATTACACATATACATACTGTTTTATGAGCTTGCAGTTTTGGAATAGAAAATATCCCCCAAAAATTGTACTGCGATATACCGTGTTTATCACCATGTAGCAACTATCAGCTGTAAGAACTTATACATATCTGAGACATATCTTATGGGGTAACTCTCAGGCTGCAGTTCTATATTTGTGGATACTCTCTGCCAAGAACTACTAATGCAGCCTGtgacatctatctatatatttaaaggtgaaagcactcactgactgactcactgactcgctactaattccctaacttcccggtgtcgtacaaacatgaaatttgacaggaccattccttaggtcctaaatagaaaaagtataaGTGTCACATCTGTAGTTATTTCGCCGATGTATACAAGTTCACATGGGCATGTGATCATGTAGACAGCAAATCTCGAATTACACAAATACCGCACCTCAggaagcttacgaagcctcacagagagccactttttacaccccatgcctgccgctg is a window of Eleutherodactylus coqui strain aEleCoq1 chromosome 4, aEleCoq1.hap1, whole genome shotgun sequence DNA encoding:
- the LOC136626190 gene encoding glutathione S-transferase omega-1-like isoform X2, encoding MDCRKGNSLIHRLPSGMSSLNIQRVDAALYILIFIYELSASYTGISSDRQSAAMSGSQRSLAKGSPSPGPVPEGLIRLYSMRFCPFSQRARLVLAAKEIKHEVVNINLKSKPEWFFEKSPRGLLPSLETPDDKIVYESPIVCDYLDEAFPGNKLTPADPYEKAQQKILLEYFSTVISALYKILSAKQDNQNTTEVKTQFIEKLRKLEEDLANKNTSYFGGESVSMIDYMMWPWFERFIMFDVIEFLEKTLQVNAWYKLMLQDPAVKETYTEPVVLLAFYKLSSLDNVDAADYGLD